A DNA window from Moorella thermoacetica contains the following coding sequences:
- a CDS encoding UvrD-helicase domain-containing protein, translating into MTATGKREWTPDQLAAIRARRANILVAAAAGAGKTAVLVERIIQRLTDPEDPVSLENLLVVTFTEAAAAEMRQRIGAALEAAVARDPENEALRRQLLLLNRAHISTIHSFCLWVLRTYFYRLDLDPGFRVMDPAEVDLMQLEVMDRVLEEAFAAEPDGGPVTDLADSLGGRGDANLVDLVLRVWEFSRSLPWPEAWLEQVTSSYKVTPETPLESLPWYGELRQMITLELQEAAWYLEQARQAAAAPGGPAVYLDNLENEKEQVTRLLEEVGDLPWEELNAKLAAVHFGRLKAARGEDVDPVLKERAGKLRNQARDLLYALKEDLCRDEAAVRAELERSGELVATLVGLVRRFDAALREAKGRRNLIDFSDLEHLCLRVLLDEGAGPGRLQPSDVALELRQRFAEVLVDEYQDINTVQDAILALVSRQDVAENNLFMVGDVKQSIYRFRLANPDLFLAKYRQYPEGEGGPNRRILLKANFRSRQGVVDGVNFIFRQVFSPLVGELEYDAAAALVGRAGYPENPAAATPAVEVYLQEGKVAAGTGAGGRTDLPEAVGAGKGGKISGGAGYGETLSGYGAASPGGETGAPDLEDLTALEREALLVARRIRRMVRGTPERPGPEFQVWDQEKKEYRDLTYRDIVILLRATRDRAPVFLEALKQYGIPAYADLGSGYFAATEIETILSLLRVIDNPHQDIPLAAVLRSPIVGLSAGDLARIRLAAPGEDFFTAVVKAAGAPLLPFTARESAAPSSTATGSGGALDNQPGQDPVCIAPYIEDTQEPWRDDHPGPGAAAGKAVPGKDRDLASLLREFLARLERWRTLARRQPLGDVIWQLYRETGYLEFVGGLPGGAQRQANLRALLDRARQFEGFARHGLFRFLRFIERLQQNEGDLGTARALGENEDVVRVMSIHRAKGLEFPVVIVAGLGKGFNLRDLSGDFLLHGRLGLVPLYLDAAAGIKYPTLPYLATGHRLRLEALSEELRILYVALTRAREKLILAGTVRDLPRQAENWCASLFLPGEQLPPVLTSRAGNPLDWLLPALARHPDAAAIRDLAGVGGGHLLPDPSSWQVEVVRGGELPDRGSEEPGVQVRVTAGYQGTESAGQQENPGLLCSGWPGGSRELAGAVTPVQETAGKTVAPPGSNIAEAGVEPGVSPPAGAVSPQDETGPTWLQQEVARRLAWTYPRQPLTALPVKLTVTDLKRRFDVFNEGETPLRPGENTFTRRPAFLQSHQGLTAAERGTATHLVLQHVDLSRPVTGESLAGLLQEMVEREILTPEQAAAVDIRAIVTFFAAPLGKRLLARWEQVKRELPFSLAVPAVELYPGLPAEAAAGEIILVQGIIDCLVEEEDGFLLLDFKTGRIPPDPLAAYREQVRFYTRAVETIFNRNVKEVHLYFLDGGVDFKVTS; encoded by the coding sequence GTGACTGCAACGGGCAAACGCGAGTGGACGCCGGATCAGCTAGCCGCCATCAGGGCCCGTCGGGCCAACATCCTGGTGGCCGCCGCTGCCGGGGCCGGTAAGACGGCCGTCCTGGTGGAGCGGATTATCCAGCGGCTGACTGACCCGGAGGACCCCGTCAGCCTGGAGAACCTGCTGGTGGTGACCTTTACCGAAGCGGCCGCCGCCGAGATGCGCCAGCGCATCGGCGCCGCCCTGGAGGCGGCCGTGGCCAGGGACCCCGAAAATGAGGCCCTGCGGCGCCAGCTCCTCCTCTTAAACCGCGCCCATATCAGTACCATCCACTCTTTCTGCCTCTGGGTCCTGCGCACTTACTTCTACCGCCTGGACCTGGACCCGGGCTTCCGGGTCATGGACCCGGCCGAAGTGGACCTCATGCAATTGGAGGTCATGGATCGGGTCTTGGAGGAGGCCTTTGCCGCCGAACCGGACGGCGGCCCGGTTACCGACCTGGCCGACAGCCTGGGGGGCCGCGGTGACGCCAACCTGGTGGACCTGGTGCTAAGGGTCTGGGAATTCAGCCGCAGCCTGCCCTGGCCGGAAGCCTGGCTGGAACAGGTGACATCCTCCTACAAGGTAACTCCGGAAACTCCCCTGGAATCCCTGCCCTGGTACGGTGAACTCCGGCAAATGATCACCCTGGAGCTGCAGGAAGCGGCCTGGTACCTGGAACAGGCCCGGCAGGCGGCCGCCGCCCCCGGCGGCCCGGCCGTTTACCTGGACAACCTGGAGAACGAAAAGGAACAGGTCACGCGGCTCCTGGAGGAAGTGGGGGACCTCCCCTGGGAGGAACTGAACGCTAAACTGGCAGCCGTCCATTTTGGCCGGCTCAAGGCCGCCCGGGGGGAGGATGTGGACCCCGTCCTGAAGGAAAGGGCCGGCAAGCTGAGGAACCAGGCCAGGGACCTCCTGTATGCCTTAAAAGAGGACCTCTGCCGGGATGAGGCTGCCGTCCGGGCCGAGCTGGAACGGTCCGGTGAGCTGGTAGCCACCCTGGTCGGCCTGGTCCGGCGCTTTGACGCCGCCCTCCGGGAAGCAAAGGGCCGCCGCAACCTGATTGATTTCAGCGACCTGGAGCACCTCTGCCTGCGGGTACTTCTGGACGAGGGCGCCGGCCCCGGCCGGCTGCAACCCTCGGACGTCGCCCTGGAGCTGCGGCAACGGTTTGCCGAGGTGCTGGTGGACGAGTACCAGGATATCAATACCGTCCAGGACGCCATCCTGGCCCTGGTTTCTCGCCAGGACGTAGCTGAAAACAACCTCTTTATGGTCGGTGACGTCAAGCAGAGTATCTACCGATTCCGCCTGGCCAACCCGGATCTTTTCCTGGCCAAGTACCGGCAGTACCCGGAGGGAGAAGGGGGGCCGAACCGCCGCATCCTCCTTAAGGCCAACTTCCGTAGCCGCCAGGGTGTGGTGGACGGGGTGAACTTTATCTTCCGCCAGGTCTTCTCGCCCCTGGTGGGGGAACTGGAGTACGACGCCGCCGCGGCCCTGGTGGGCCGGGCCGGGTACCCGGAGAACCCGGCGGCAGCAACCCCGGCGGTGGAGGTCTACCTCCAGGAGGGTAAGGTGGCAGCTGGCACCGGGGCCGGGGGAAGGACAGACCTGCCGGAGGCCGTTGGCGCTGGCAAGGGAGGGAAAATTAGCGGCGGTGCCGGGTATGGGGAAACCTTATCCGGATACGGGGCCGCCTCACCTGGCGGGGAAACTGGCGCACCGGACCTGGAGGATTTAACGGCCCTGGAGAGGGAAGCCCTGCTGGTGGCCCGGCGTATCCGGCGCATGGTCCGGGGCACCCCGGAGCGGCCCGGGCCGGAGTTCCAGGTCTGGGACCAGGAGAAGAAGGAGTACCGGGACCTGACCTACCGGGACATAGTTATCCTTTTGCGGGCTACCAGGGACCGGGCGCCGGTTTTTCTGGAGGCCCTAAAGCAGTATGGTATACCCGCCTATGCCGACCTGGGCAGCGGCTATTTTGCCGCCACGGAAATCGAGACCATCCTCTCCCTCCTGCGGGTCATTGACAACCCTCACCAGGACATTCCCCTGGCGGCCGTCCTGCGCTCACCCATAGTGGGCTTATCGGCCGGAGACTTGGCCCGCATCCGCCTGGCGGCCCCGGGGGAAGACTTCTTTACTGCTGTGGTGAAGGCGGCGGGAGCGCCACTGCTGCCTTTCACTGCCAGGGAGTCCGCCGCTCCTTCCTCCACCGCTACGGGATCAGGGGGGGCTTTAGATAACCAGCCTGGTCAGGACCCGGTCTGCATCGCTCCCTATATCGAAGATACCCAGGAACCGTGGCGCGACGATCATCCCGGTCCAGGGGCGGCGGCCGGCAAGGCCGTCCCGGGTAAGGACCGGGACCTGGCTTCCCTGCTGCGAGAATTTTTAGCCCGCCTGGAGCGGTGGCGTACCCTGGCCCGCCGCCAGCCCCTGGGGGACGTTATCTGGCAGCTTTACCGGGAGACCGGTTACCTGGAGTTCGTCGGCGGCCTGCCCGGCGGGGCCCAACGCCAGGCAAATTTACGCGCCCTCCTGGACCGGGCGCGCCAGTTTGAAGGCTTCGCCCGCCACGGCCTCTTCCGCTTTCTGCGCTTTATCGAGCGGCTGCAGCAGAACGAGGGCGACCTGGGAACGGCCCGGGCCCTGGGAGAGAACGAGGATGTCGTCCGGGTCATGAGCATCCACCGGGCCAAGGGACTGGAGTTTCCGGTGGTCATTGTCGCCGGCCTGGGCAAGGGCTTTAACCTGCGCGACCTTTCCGGCGACTTTCTCCTCCACGGCCGGCTGGGCCTGGTGCCCTTGTACCTGGATGCCGCCGCCGGCATTAAATACCCCACCCTGCCCTACCTGGCGACCGGCCACCGCCTGCGCCTGGAAGCCTTGAGCGAGGAACTCCGCATCCTTTATGTCGCCCTGACCAGGGCCCGGGAGAAACTCATTCTGGCCGGCACGGTCCGGGACCTGCCTCGCCAGGCTGAAAACTGGTGCGCCAGCCTCTTCCTGCCCGGCGAGCAATTACCACCTGTGCTCACGTCCCGGGCGGGTAACCCCCTGGACTGGCTCCTGCCGGCCCTGGCCCGGCATCCGGATGCTGCCGCTATCCGGGACCTGGCCGGGGTAGGCGGCGGTCATCTGTTGCCCGACCCCTCTTCCTGGCAGGTGGAGGTGGTAAGGGGAGGAGAGTTGCCGGACCGGGGGAGTGAGGAACCTGGGGTACAGGTTCGGGTAACGGCCGGGTATCAGGGAACAGAATCGGCCGGGCAGCAGGAGAACCCCGGCCTGTTATGCAGCGGCTGGCCTGGTGGCAGTAGGGAACTTGCGGGGGCCGTAACCCCGGTACAGGAAACCGCCGGTAAAACCGTTGCCCCTCCAGGCAGCAACATTGCAGAAGCCGGGGTGGAACCAGGTGTATCTCCGCCTGCGGGTGCAGTTTCGCCGCAGGATGAAACCGGCCCCACCTGGCTGCAGCAGGAAGTGGCCCGCCGCCTGGCGTGGACCTACCCCCGGCAGCCCCTCACGGCGCTGCCGGTTAAACTCACCGTAACGGATTTAAAACGGCGTTTTGACGTTTTTAACGAAGGCGAGACCCCCTTGCGGCCGGGGGAGAACACCTTCACCCGCCGGCCGGCTTTCCTCCAGTCCCACCAGGGCCTTACCGCCGCCGAGCGCGGCACCGCCACCCACCTGGTCCTGCAGCATGTCGACCTGAGCCGGCCGGTGACGGGAGAAAGCCTGGCCGGGCTGCTGCAGGAAATGGTAGAGAGGGAGATCCTGACGCCGGAGCAGGCTGCCGCCGTCGATATCAGAGCTATCGTAACCTTTTTTGCCGCCCCCCTGGGGAAACGCCTCCTGGCCCGGTGGGAGCAAGTAAAGCGGGAACTCCCCTTTTCCCTGGCCGTGCCCGCTGTCGAGCTCTACCCCGGCCTGCCGGCGGAAGCGGCCGCTGGCGAGATCATCCTGGTCCAGGGCATCATCGACTGTCTGGTCGAGGAGGAAGACGGCTTTTTGCTCCTGGACTTCAAGACGGGCCGAATCCCCCCCGATCCCCTGGCCGCCTACCGGGAGCAGGTACGCTTCTACACCCGAGCCGTAGAAACAATTTTTAACCGGAACGTTAAAGAAGTCCACCTCTATTTCCTTGACGGGGGCGTGGATTTTAAGGTAACAAGTTGA
- a CDS encoding type II toxin-antitoxin system HicB family antitoxin — translation MASHCFLVVIEQDEDGKYIASVPSLPGCHTQADNLAELEERVQEAIKLYLNENSDFIPAPDKFIGIHQVEVQA, via the coding sequence TTGGCATCTCACTGTTTCCTAGTTGTAATCGAACAAGACGAAGATGGCAAATACATTGCTTCTGTACCCTCTCTTCCCGGCTGCCATACCCAGGCGGATAACCTGGCTGAATTGGAAGAGCGGGTTCAAGAAGCAATCAAACTTTACCTTAACGAAAACAGCGATTTTATCCCTGCACCAGACAAATTTATAGGCATCCACCAGGTTGAGGTGCAGGCGTGA
- a CDS encoding type II toxin-antitoxin system HicA family toxin, translating into MRRLAIISAEDMERILIHLGFERKRQVGSHVMFAHPDGRCTVVPFRKGEDLARSLIRKILRDVDISPEEYEKLRQEIL; encoded by the coding sequence GTGAGAAGGCTTGCTATTATTTCTGCTGAGGATATGGAACGCATATTAATCCACTTGGGCTTCGAGCGAAAAAGGCAGGTAGGAAGCCACGTCATGTTTGCCCATCCCGATGGGCGCTGCACAGTTGTTCCCTTCCGCAAGGGAGAAGATTTAGCCAGAAGTTTAATCAGAAAAATCCTCCGTGATGTAGACATATCCCCGGAAGAATATGAAAAATTAAGGCAAGAAATTTTATAA
- a CDS encoding ImmA/IrrE family metallo-endopeptidase, with translation MTFFDTVLQGQAVSPMDYIKQSVKQLVEKYKTNDPYRLEQDMGIDVDEFPFRRIKGKVAIVLNSNLTEWLKRVVLVHELGHRQLSPQGAGYFFLAEHTLME, from the coding sequence ATGACATTTTTCGACACCGTTTTGCAAGGACAAGCGGTGAGCCCTATGGACTATATTAAGCAATCTGTTAAACAGCTTGTAGAAAAATATAAAACCAATGACCCCTACCGCCTGGAGCAGGATATGGGTATCGACGTAGATGAATTTCCTTTTCGCCGGATTAAGGGGAAGGTTGCCATTGTCCTTAACTCCAACCTCACGGAATGGCTGAAACGCGTCGTTTTGGTGCACGAATTGGGACACAGGCAATTGTCTCCGCAGGGGGCGGGATATTTTTTCCTTGCAGAACACACCCTGATGGAATAG